The Desulfotignum phosphitoxidans DSM 13687 DNA segment CCCTGCGGTCTTTTCTCAAATCCCAGAAAGTTCTGGAAGAGTTCAAAGGGGAAAAAGTGCCGGAACCCGACATTTACCTGGAAAAACCCGTGGAGCCCCAGGAACTGGTGGATGCCATAAGAAAAAAACTTGCGTGATCTGCGGTTCTTCAGATGGCCGGAACGGTGCTTTCGGCCGGCCTTAAGAGGGCAAAGACAGGAGGTTTCATGAAAATAAAAAAAATGTTGTTTGTGACCAAGTTTGAAAGCCTTTGCTATGATGCACTGCATTCACTTCTGGATATGAGAAAATCCGGGCTGGAACATGTGGTGTTTTTGAATGTGATCGAGCGGGAAAAAGTGTCCATGCGCCGGGGTAAAGGGTATGCAAAAGAAGACGCAGTCCGGCTCAAGGAAATGGCCAATATCCGGTTCATCGACTGGGCTGAGAATTTGTTTGAACTGGGCATGGAAGTGGGCGCCTATATCGAAGTGTCGTCTTTGATTCCCAAGATCCTGGAAGTGGTGGACAAGGAAAAACCGGATCTGATCGTTATCGGCCGATCCCAGAAAGGAAAGCTGGAACAGCTGTATTCCAGATCCGATATCACGGAACTGACCCGGCGGTCTCCTGTTCCCATTCTGGTATTCAAACATCTGGCCGAAGACAAAATGGTGCCGGCCAAACTGTTTGAACGGCCGTTGTTTGCCACCTCCTGGTCCAACAGCAGCGAAAAAGCGGTCGACTGCCTCAAGGAGCTGGGGGAGGTGATCGGAG contains these protein-coding regions:
- a CDS encoding universal stress protein, producing MKIKKMLFVTKFESLCYDALHSLLDMRKSGLEHVVFLNVIEREKVSMRRGKGYAKEDAVRLKEMANIRFIDWAENLFELGMEVGAYIEVSSLIPKILEVVDKEKPDLIVIGRSQKGKLEQLYSRSDITELTRRSPVPILVFKHLAEDKMVPAKLFERPLFATSWSNSSEKAVDCLKELGEVIGELHLMHVVDEDDLKSSDTHEVQSVRKKERTRLEDLCDEFAQKGISARPHVYVGDPETEILKAAREYQATLVVLGFSDRTALAERWLGSISRNIADKSVYPCLLFPVKR